In a genomic window of Nothobranchius furzeri strain GRZ-AD chromosome 14, NfurGRZ-RIMD1, whole genome shotgun sequence:
- the LOC107381063 gene encoding SLIT and NTRK-like protein 5, translating to MHIWILKIILLIASSPRTVEMYDNYGEICRHLCTCEEKEGVLMASCENRGIIRLTDISPVHFPMYHLLLTGNLLKKLSVNDFINYTGVTILHLGNNDISEIESGAFNGLQGLKRLHLNNNKIDVLRDDTFAGLESLEYLQIDYNYITIIEPSALNKLHQLTVMILNDNLLSALPSNIFRNVPLTHLDLRGNRLKMFPYIGLLEHMDKVVELQLEENPWNCSCELIALKAWLESIAYTALVGEVVCETPFRLHGRDLDEVSKQELCPRRPTEETVRPAPPSSTNGYYQTTPAAVTASATSSAVFRSSSRPTKGTRQFNRTRLKPTSRLPGGNPYNYGPIIAFQTKSPVPLDCPTACTCNLQISEIGLNVNCQERKIESISDLKPKPYNPKKMYLTGNYIPVVRRSDFVDATGLDLLHLGNNRITLIHDRAFGDLTNLRRLYLNGNLMDRLTGEMFFGLQNLQYLYLEYNKIKEVDAGAFRYLPNLQLLFLNNNLLKILPVGIFSSLSLSRLNLRNNQFQNLPVSGVLDQLKALVQIDLFENPWDCSCDAVGMKIWLEQLSAGTVVNEVVCETPKRHASMDLRSIQSEQLCPDYSDTYVSPTLPTEEPMDGHAVTTHAPQKFNPLSSTVPLSVLILSLLLVFIMSVFVAAGLFVVVMKRRKKSQSDRTSTNNSDVSSFNLQYSLYSNRSGPKVKAPAGHVYEYIPHPMGHMCKNPIYRSREGNAVEDYRDLHELKVTYRNTPDEERDSTMRSPSYSVSTIEPRDNPSPVQDADHFFRGILEPDKQSSHQSIPSIPAGANLEYKYTGPVSYTYNPNFDVRRQFLHPERIRETVLYGTAPSTVYVEPNRNEYLELKAKLQSEPDYLEVLEKQTTFSQF from the coding sequence ATGCATATCTGGATCCTAAAAATAATCCTTCTGATTGCATCATCCCCGAGGACGGTTGAGATGTATGATAATTATGGGGAGATCTGCCGACACCTGTGCACGTGCGAGGAGAAGGAAGGGGTCCTGATGGCGAGCTGCGAGAACAGGGGGATTATCAGACTGACAGACATCAGCCCGGTTCATTTCCCCATGTACCACCTCCTGCTGACAGGGAACCTCCTGAAAAAGCTGTCAGTCAATGATTTCATCAATTACACCGGGGTGACCATCCTGCACCTGGGGAACAATGATATCTCTGAAATAGAGTCGGGCGCCTTCAATGGACTCCAGGGATTAAAAAGGTTGCACCTGAATAACAACAAGATTGACGTTCTGAGGGACGACACCTTTGCAGGACTGGAGAGTTTGGAATACCTTCAGATTGATTATAACTACATTACCATCATAGAACCCAGTGCCCTGAACAAACTGCACCAACTGACGGTGATGATTTTGAATGACAACCTACTCTCTGCCCTCCCCTCCAATATATTTCGGAATGTTCCCCTGACGCACCTGGACCTCAGGGGGAACCGGTTAAAAATGTTCCCCTACATTGGCCTTCTGGAACACATGGACAAAGTTGTGGAATTACAACTAGAGGAGAATCCCTGGAACTGCTCCTGTGAGCTGATTGCTCTGAAGGCCTGGCTGGAGAGTATAGCCTACACGGCTCTGGTGGGAGAGGTGGTGTGTGAGACGCCCTTCAGGCTCCACGGCAGGGACCTGGACGAGGTGTCCAAGCAGGAACTCTGCCCGCGAAGACCCACGGAGGAGACGGTCAGGCCTGCACCCCCTAGCAGCACCAATGGATATTACCAGACCACACCTGCTGCCGTGACAGCTTCTGCCACCTCTTCGGCTGTTTTTAGGTCCTCCTCTAGGCCTACAAAGGGCACACGGCAATTTAACAGAACTAGGTTAAAGCCCACCTCTCGGTTACCGGGTGGCAACCCATACAACTATGGCCCCATCATTGCTTTTCAGACCAAATCTCCTGTGCCTTTGGACTGTCCCACTGCCTGCACATGCAATCTGCAGATTTCTGAAATTGGGTTAAACGTCAACTGCCAAGAGAGAAAGATCGAAAGCATTTCTGATCTAAAACCCAAGCCATACAACCCTAAAAAAATGTATCTCACTGGAAATTACATTCCTGTGGTTCGGAGATCAGATTTTGTCGATGCTACCGGATTGGATTTGCTTCACCTGGGAAACAACAGGATAACTCTGATCCATGACAGAGCTTTTGGGGATTTAACCAACCTGCGTCGGCTGTATTTAAATGGTAATCTCATGGACAGGCTTACAGGGGAGATGTTTTTTGGCTTGCAAAACTTGCAGTACCTCTATTTAGAGTACAACAAAATCAAGGAGGTGGATGCGGGCGCTTTCCGCTACCTCCCTAATCTCCAGCTGCTTTTCCTCAACaacaatctccttaaaattttacCTGTGGGCATCTTCTCCAGCCTCTCCCTGTCGAGGCTTAATCTGCGTAACAACCAGTTCCAAAACCTGCCAGTGAGCGGGGTTTTGGATCAGCTGAAGGCGCTAGTGCAGATAGATCTGTTTGAAAACCCCTGGGACTGTTCCTGCGATGCGGTGGGCATGAAGATTTGGCTCGAGCAGCTCAGTGCAGGCACTGTGGTTAACGAGGTTGTGTGTGAGACGCCTAAACGACACGCGAGCATGGATCTGCGTTCAATTCAGTCAGAGCAGCTGTGCCCAGACTATTCTGATACTTACGTCTCACCCACACTCCCAACAGAGGAGCCCATGGATGGCCACGCCGTCACCACACATGCTCCCCAGAAGTTCAACCCCCTCAGCAGCACTGTCCCCCTCTCCGTCCTCATCCTCAGCCTCCTGCTTGTTTTCATCATGTCCGTGTTTGTGGCGGCAGGGCTCTTTGTGGTGGTGATGAAAAGGCGCAAAAAGTCACAGAGTGACCGCACCAGCACCAACAATTCAGATGTCAGCTCGTTTAACTTGCAATATAGCCTCTACAGCAACCGCTCGGGCCCTAAAGTCAAAGCCCCAGCGGGCCACGTTTATGAGTACATCCCCCATCCAATGGGCCACATGTGCAAAAATCCCATTTATAGGTCAAGGGAAGGGAACGCAGTGGAGGATTACCGTGACCTGCATGAGCTCAAGGTAACATACAGGAATACCCCGGATGAAGAGAGGGACAGTACGATGAGGAGCCCTTCGTACAGCGTTAGCACCATCGAACCACGTGATAACCCTTCCCCTGTGCAGGATGCAGATCACTTCTTCAGAGGAATCCTGGAGCCTGATAAGCAATCGTCCCATCAGTCAATCCCATCCATCCCAGCGGGAGCCAATTTAGAGTACAAGTACACAGGGCCGGTGTCGTATACATACAATCCAAACTTTGATGTCAGACGGCAGTTCTTGCACCCGGAGAGGATAAGAGAGACGGTGCTCTACGGCACAGCGCCTAGTACTGTTTATGTCGAGCCCAACAGAAACGAGTATTTGGAGCTAAAAGCTAAACTGCAATCTGAGCCCGATTACCTCGAAGTTCTGGAGAAACAGACCACCTTTAGCCAGTTCTGA